A genomic stretch from Deltaproteobacteria bacterium HGW-Deltaproteobacteria-18 includes:
- the livG gene encoding high-affinity branched-chain amino acid ABC transporter ATP-binding protein LivG (Part of the ABC transporter complexes LivFGHMJ and LivFGHMK involved in the high-affinity transport of branched-chain amino acids; LivFGHMK is specific for the transport of leucine, while LivFGHMJ is a transporter for leucine, isoleucine, and valine), with product MSMILETRNLTMRFGGLVAVSDFSASVPQGSITGLIGPNGAGKTTCFNMVTGFYRPSEGQVFFEGKELTGKNPHQVCRAGIARTFQNIRLFGNETALENVMIGSFVRQRTGWIQSVLMTPASLREEKEIRKKSMELLEVVGLGDIAGEKANSLPYGAQRRLEIARALATGPRFLLLDEPAAGMNPQESMELMDFIRTIRTRFDLTILLIEHDMKVVMGVCEHMWVLDYGVTIAEGGPESIQSNPKVIEAYLGEEYVKYA from the coding sequence ATGAGCATGATTCTCGAAACAAGAAATCTGACCATGCGCTTCGGTGGCCTGGTCGCCGTCTCCGATTTCTCCGCGAGCGTGCCCCAGGGCAGCATCACGGGTCTGATCGGCCCGAACGGCGCCGGTAAGACGACTTGCTTTAACATGGTCACCGGTTTTTACCGTCCCTCCGAGGGCCAGGTGTTCTTCGAAGGCAAGGAGCTCACCGGTAAGAATCCGCATCAGGTCTGCCGGGCGGGCATCGCCCGCACCTTTCAGAACATCCGCCTTTTCGGCAACGAGACGGCTCTGGAAAACGTCATGATCGGCAGCTTCGTGCGCCAGCGCACAGGCTGGATTCAGTCCGTGCTCATGACTCCTGCGTCCCTGCGGGAAGAGAAGGAGATCCGCAAAAAATCCATGGAACTCCTCGAAGTCGTCGGTCTGGGGGATATTGCCGGGGAGAAGGCCAACAGTCTTCCTTACGGTGCGCAGCGGCGTCTTGAGATCGCCCGCGCCCTGGCCACCGGCCCCCGCTTCCTGCTGCTCGACGAGCCAGCTGCGGGCATGAACCCTCAGGAGTCCATGGAACTCATGGATTTTATCCGCACCATCCGGACCCGCTTCGATCTGACCATCCTGCTCATCGAACACGACATGAAAGTGGTCATGGGCGTGTGCGAGCACATGTGGGTTCTGGATTACGGTGTGACCATCGCCGAGGGCGGCCCGGAATCCATCCAGTCCAATCCCAAGGTCATTGAAGCCTATCTGGGTGAGGAGTACGTGAAATATGCTTAA
- a CDS encoding ABC transporter ATP-binding protein — MLKITDLHVYYGGIHALKGISLDVPTGKIVTLIGANGAGKSSTLRAISGLIKNKKGTITYNDRDITTLDPVEIVKGGIVMSPEGRRIFPHLSVTENLYLGAFSRSDKEGIERDKEWVFDLFPRMRERQNQKGGTLSGGEQQMLAVGRALMSAPDVVMLDEPSLGLAPLLVKDVFEIIKVINAQGKTVVLVEQNAFAALKVAHYAYVLETGTIVLQGPGEELLTDERVIQAYLGG; from the coding sequence ATGCTTAAGATTACCGACCTGCATGTATATTATGGGGGCATTCACGCCCTCAAGGGGATCTCGCTTGATGTGCCCACGGGCAAGATCGTGACCCTCATCGGAGCCAACGGCGCGGGCAAGAGCAGCACGCTTCGGGCCATATCGGGTCTGATCAAGAACAAGAAGGGCACCATTACCTACAACGATCGCGACATCACCACTCTTGATCCGGTGGAGATCGTCAAGGGCGGGATCGTCATGTCGCCCGAGGGCCGGCGCATATTTCCGCACCTTTCGGTGACCGAGAACCTGTATCTGGGGGCTTTCAGCCGCAGTGACAAGGAAGGCATCGAGCGGGACAAGGAATGGGTCTTCGATCTCTTCCCGCGCATGCGCGAGCGCCAGAACCAGAAAGGCGGCACCCTGTCCGGCGGAGAGCAGCAGATGCTGGCCGTGGGCAGGGCGCTGATGAGCGCTCCCGACGTGGTCATGCTCGATGAGCCATCCCTGGGCCTGGCTCCGCTGCTGGTCAAGGATGTCTTCGAGATCATCAAGGTCATCAACGCCCAGGGCAAGACCGTCGTTCTGGTCGAGCAGAACGCTTTTGCGGCCCTCAAGGTGGCCCATTACGCCTATGTTCTCGAAACCGGGACCATCGTCCTGCAGGGGCCCGGCGAGGAACTGCTCACTGACGAGCGCGTTATCCAGGCCTATCTCGGCGGATGA
- a CDS encoding glutamate synthase yields MDPMNFNFLCSEPAAPIGRSVGIIGAGPSGLAATGYLSCLGYQVEVYDKLPKPGGLMLFGIPGHRIPKERIDLGARNLERKAGVIFHTHTKICCSGPLHDEEGDHFCREILGFGDMVKKHDAIMICTGSWRSRKLGIPGESLPGVFSGLEFLFPIRAVKYSAPNVKLPDVAGRIVAVIGAGHSAVDVVHSAVHLGAAKVYHIYRRTSREAPCGAFEIEQLRQMGVEWLDRTTPLQILGGGKVEGLEISRPGAGEAEVSVLPVDLVVTAIGETATPPFAKELGLENVRKGEVRWLHMTAIENVFVAGDALSGPSKIGKAVYSGLRAARSLANWLDLKAQDRLDAYDYNDLVTNEAGFRS; encoded by the coding sequence ATGGACCCGATGAATTTCAACTTCCTGTGTTCCGAACCGGCCGCGCCCATTGGTCGCAGCGTCGGGATCATCGGTGCGGGCCCCTCGGGTCTTGCCGCCACGGGCTACCTTTCCTGTCTTGGCTACCAGGTCGAAGTCTACGACAAGCTGCCAAAGCCCGGCGGGCTCATGCTTTTCGGCATCCCGGGACATCGCATTCCCAAGGAACGCATCGATCTGGGCGCGCGCAACCTGGAGAGAAAGGCGGGAGTCATTTTTCATACCCACACCAAGATCTGTTGCAGCGGCCCCCTGCATGACGAGGAGGGGGATCATTTCTGCCGGGAGATTCTGGGTTTTGGCGACATGGTCAAGAAGCACGACGCCATCATGATCTGTACCGGTTCCTGGAGGTCGCGCAAGCTGGGCATCCCCGGAGAGAGCCTGCCCGGGGTCTTTTCGGGCCTCGAATTCCTGTTTCCCATCCGCGCCGTCAAATACAGCGCGCCCAACGTGAAGCTGCCCGACGTGGCGGGCAGGATCGTGGCCGTCATCGGGGCCGGTCATTCGGCCGTGGATGTGGTCCACAGTGCGGTCCATCTCGGCGCGGCCAAGGTGTATCACATTTACCGGCGCACGAGCCGTGAAGCGCCATGCGGAGCCTTCGAGATCGAGCAGCTGCGCCAGATGGGTGTTGAGTGGCTGGATCGCACTACACCGCTCCAGATCCTCGGCGGCGGCAAGGTCGAGGGTCTGGAGATTTCCCGGCCCGGAGCGGGCGAGGCGGAAGTCTCGGTCCTGCCCGTTGATCTGGTGGTCACCGCCATCGGCGAGACTGCGACTCCGCCGTTCGCCAAGGAGCTGGGCCTTGAGAACGTGCGCAAGGGCGAGGTACGCTGGCTGCACATGACGGCCATCGAGAACGTGTTCGTGGCCGGCGACGCCTTGAGCGGTCCGAGCAAGATCGGCAAGGCGGTCTACAGCGGCCTGCGCGCGGCCCGGTCCCTGGCCAACTGGCTGGATCTGAAGGCTCAGGACAGGCTTGACGCATACGACTACAACGATCTCGTGACCAACGAAGCGGGATTCAGGAGCTGA
- a CDS encoding branched-chain amino acid ABC transporter substrate-binding protein — MKRLGVLCMVLAMVCGFAGMSVAADDTVRVGVFLPLTGQNAFGGQLELEGVQMAHKEMGEVLGKKVELFVVDNKSDKVESANAVKRLIEKEKVQAIIGTYGSSLAMAGGEVSEKAGIPQVGTSCTNPLVTQGKKYIFRVCFIDPFQGAGAATYAYRDLGLKKAALLIDVANDYSVGLASFFKKSFTKLGGEVVATLNYQSGDQDFTAQLQEIMSKQPDVLFIPSYFSEGAIIMKQVQELGGTFKIMGGDAMDNPEITAIGGSAVEGFMHTTFPYDPSMPDMNPVAQKFTDEWKKINPDSDPNVNAALGYDAYMIIMDAITRAGSAEPQAITDALAATKGFVGVTGTTTINETHDAEKPVGLVMIKDGKKTYIGAITPEL; from the coding sequence ATGAAACGACTAGGAGTCCTGTGCATGGTTTTGGCCATGGTTTGCGGCTTCGCCGGCATGTCCGTGGCAGCCGACGACACCGTACGCGTTGGCGTGTTTCTGCCCCTGACCGGCCAGAATGCCTTTGGTGGCCAACTGGAATTGGAAGGCGTGCAGATGGCCCACAAGGAAATGGGCGAGGTTCTCGGCAAGAAAGTCGAGCTGTTCGTGGTTGACAACAAGTCCGACAAGGTCGAGTCCGCCAACGCGGTCAAGCGCTTGATCGAAAAGGAAAAAGTCCAGGCCATCATCGGCACCTACGGTTCTTCCCTGGCCATGGCCGGTGGTGAAGTTTCCGAAAAGGCCGGTATCCCGCAGGTCGGCACCAGCTGCACCAATCCGCTCGTCACCCAGGGCAAGAAGTACATCTTCCGCGTGTGCTTCATCGATCCCTTCCAGGGCGCCGGTGCGGCCACCTACGCCTACCGCGATCTGGGCCTGAAAAAGGCCGCTCTCTTGATCGACGTGGCCAACGACTATTCCGTCGGCCTGGCAAGTTTCTTCAAAAAGTCCTTCACCAAGCTTGGCGGCGAAGTTGTCGCCACCCTGAACTACCAGTCCGGCGACCAGGATTTCACTGCGCAGCTGCAGGAAATCATGAGCAAGCAGCCTGACGTCCTGTTCATTCCTTCCTACTTTTCCGAAGGCGCCATCATCATGAAGCAGGTCCAGGAACTGGGCGGAACCTTCAAGATCATGGGCGGCGACGCCATGGACAACCCGGAGATCACCGCCATCGGCGGCTCTGCCGTGGAAGGTTTCATGCACACCACCTTCCCCTACGATCCTTCCATGCCCGACATGAATCCCGTGGCTCAGAAGTTCACCGACGAGTGGAAGAAGATCAATCCCGACAGTGACCCCAACGTCAACGCCGCCCTGGGCTATGACGCCTACATGATCATCATGGACGCCATCACCCGCGCCGGTTCCGCCGAACCCCAGGCCATCACCGACGCTCTGGCCGCTACAAAGGGCTTTGTCGGCGTGACGGGCACCACGACCATCAACGAGACCCACGACGCTGAAAAGCCCGTTGGCCTGGTCATGATCAAGGACGGCAAGAAGACATACATCGGTGCCATCACTCCCGAACTCTAA
- a CDS encoding branched-chain amino acid ABC transporter permease has product MNRSTTIFLNFVLVACLGLFLWWAEANLDGYKIQILNLIAVNIILALSLNLIYGFTGMFSLGHAGFMAIGAYVCSILIMTPDQKITLFILEEAYPWVQNSHAPFLVAVIAGGLVAALFGLVIGTPLLRLGDDYLGIATLGFAEIVRVIANNIPRVTNGALGFKGIPDHANLWWNYGWCLLTLYFVIRILGSNTGNVFKAIRDDETAAKAMGVDVFRVKLLSFVFGAFFAGVGGALLGSLLTTIDPKMFLFTLTFNVLMIVVTGGLGSITGSIIAGVGITVVLEWLRFVENPITIGDWSMDGIPGMRMVVFSLVLILVILFRREGIMGMREITWDGVARYMKRGKA; this is encoded by the coding sequence ATGAACCGCAGCACAACCATTTTTCTCAATTTCGTTCTGGTGGCCTGTCTGGGCCTTTTCCTGTGGTGGGCCGAAGCCAACCTCGATGGTTACAAGATTCAGATCCTGAACCTCATCGCCGTGAACATCATCCTGGCCCTGTCGCTCAACCTCATCTACGGTTTCACCGGCATGTTCAGCCTTGGACACGCGGGCTTCATGGCCATCGGCGCCTATGTCTGCTCCATTCTGATCATGACTCCCGATCAGAAGATCACGCTTTTCATCCTGGAGGAAGCGTATCCCTGGGTGCAGAATTCGCATGCGCCATTCCTGGTGGCCGTGATCGCGGGCGGTCTGGTGGCGGCCCTCTTCGGTCTCGTCATAGGCACACCTCTCCTGCGCCTGGGTGATGACTATCTGGGCATCGCCACGCTCGGTTTCGCGGAGATCGTGCGCGTCATCGCCAACAACATCCCCCGCGTGACCAACGGAGCCCTGGGCTTCAAGGGCATCCCGGATCACGCAAACCTGTGGTGGAACTATGGCTGGTGCCTGCTGACCCTCTATTTCGTTATCCGCATTCTGGGCAGCAACACCGGCAACGTCTTCAAGGCCATCCGCGACGACGAGACGGCAGCCAAGGCCATGGGCGTCGATGTCTTTCGGGTGAAGCTCCTGTCCTTTGTCTTTGGCGCATTCTTCGCAGGTGTCGGCGGAGCGCTCCTGGGCAGCCTGCTGACCACCATCGATCCCAAGATGTTTCTTTTCACCCTGACCTTCAACGTGCTCATGATCGTTGTCACCGGCGGACTCGGCTCCATCACCGGTTCCATCATCGCCGGAGTGGGCATCACCGTGGTGCTTGAATGGCTCAGGTTCGTGGAAAATCCCATCACCATCGGCGATTGGAGCATGGACGGCATCCCCGGCATGCGCATGGTGGTCTTTTCCCTGGTGCTTATCCTGGTCATCCTCTTCAGGCGCGAGGGCATCATGGGCATGCGTGAAATCACCTGGGACGGCGTGGCCCGGTACATGAAGCGAGGTAAGGCATGA
- a CDS encoding hydroxylamine reductase, with product MFCNQCEQTAQGTGCTKVGVCGKQPDVAALQDLLIYVLQGLSQITEQARTKGVSDAAVNRFINEGVFSTLTNVDFDPARFQTLIGEAVAHREALKVRTGVSVDSPAATFTPAATLEGLVAQGEQHGISEALEAHEDLRSLKQILIYGLKGVAAYADHAAILGHEDESVYEFVQRALVKSLENLGVDELVGLCMECGQINLKAMELLDGGNTGTYGHPVPTEVPLGARKGKAILVSGHDLKDLALLLEQTAGKGINIYTHGEMLPCHGYPELKKHPHFHGHYGTAWQNQQKEFSEFPGAILMTTNCIQKPVESYKGNIFTTGLVGWPGVTHVGKDFSEVIGKALEMPGFTADEDKGSVLTGFARNAVLGVADKVIAAVKSGDIRHFFLVAGCDGAKPGRNYYTEFVEKVPSDCIVLTLACGKFRFFDKKLGDIGGIPRLLDIGQCNDAYSAIQIASALAGAFNCGVNDLPLSMVLSWYEQKAVAILLTLLSLGIKGIRLGPTLPAFITPTVLNVLVENFDIKPLSTPDEDLKAILG from the coding sequence ATGTTTTGCAATCAGTGTGAACAGACCGCCCAAGGAACCGGATGCACCAAGGTCGGCGTTTGCGGCAAGCAGCCCGACGTTGCAGCCCTTCAGGATCTTCTCATTTACGTTCTACAGGGGCTCTCCCAGATCACCGAGCAGGCCCGGACCAAGGGCGTGTCCGATGCGGCCGTGAACCGCTTCATCAACGAAGGCGTTTTCTCGACGCTGACCAACGTGGATTTCGATCCGGCCCGTTTTCAGACGCTCATAGGCGAAGCCGTCGCTCACCGCGAAGCTCTCAAAGTTAGAACCGGTGTCAGCGTGGACAGCCCCGCCGCCACCTTCACCCCGGCCGCGACCCTGGAAGGCCTTGTCGCCCAGGGCGAACAGCACGGCATCTCAGAGGCGCTGGAAGCGCACGAAGACCTGCGCTCCCTCAAGCAGATCCTCATCTACGGGCTCAAGGGCGTGGCCGCCTACGCCGATCACGCCGCCATTCTCGGCCATGAGGACGAGAGCGTGTACGAATTCGTGCAGCGCGCCCTGGTCAAGAGCCTCGAAAACCTGGGCGTGGACGAACTGGTCGGGCTGTGCATGGAATGCGGGCAGATCAACCTCAAGGCCATGGAGCTTCTCGACGGCGGAAACACCGGCACTTACGGCCACCCGGTGCCCACGGAAGTTCCGCTCGGAGCCAGGAAAGGCAAGGCCATCCTGGTTTCCGGCCATGACTTGAAAGACCTGGCCCTACTGCTGGAACAGACCGCGGGCAAAGGCATCAACATCTACACCCACGGCGAAATGCTGCCCTGCCACGGGTATCCGGAACTGAAAAAACACCCGCACTTCCACGGCCACTACGGCACGGCCTGGCAGAACCAGCAGAAGGAATTCTCCGAATTTCCCGGTGCGATCCTGATGACCACCAACTGCATCCAGAAGCCGGTCGAGTCCTACAAGGGCAACATCTTCACCACCGGCCTGGTCGGTTGGCCCGGCGTTACCCACGTCGGCAAGGACTTCTCCGAGGTTATCGGCAAGGCTCTTGAAATGCCCGGTTTCACGGCCGACGAGGACAAGGGCTCCGTACTGACCGGGTTCGCCCGCAACGCGGTGCTGGGTGTTGCCGACAAGGTCATCGCGGCGGTCAAGAGCGGAGACATCCGCCACTTCTTCCTGGTCGCGGGCTGCGATGGCGCCAAGCCCGGTCGCAACTACTACACCGAGTTCGTGGAAAAGGTCCCCTCCGACTGCATCGTGCTGACCCTGGCCTGCGGCAAGTTCCGCTTCTTCGACAAGAAGCTCGGAGACATCGGCGGCATCCCGCGCCTCCTGGACATCGGGCAGTGCAACGATGCCTACTCGGCCATCCAGATCGCCTCGGCCCTGGCCGGCGCCTTCAACTGCGGAGTGAACGACTTGCCCCTGTCCATGGTGCTGTCCTGGTACGAGCAAAAGGCCGTGGCCATCCTGCTGACGCTCCTGTCCCTCGGCATCAAGGGCATCCGCCTCGGGCCCACCCTGCCTGCCTTCATCACGCCGACGGTGCTGAATGTGCTGGTCGAAAACTTCGACATAAAGCCCCTGAGCACCCCGGACGAAGACTTGAAAGCCATCCTCGGCTGA
- a CDS encoding (Fe-S)-binding protein gives MGGQKTLYIDYSLCIGCETCEYVCRFTNDTSRIHMTRTIDGVMVPLYCQHCENPKCANACPRGALKRDKDGALILQSMLCRGCQTKNCILACPHSAMFETDRGVMVAKCDMCAQRRQVGMGPACVEMCPCAAIRYVDRDEIPALETEKSKLAHQKVLDHLKLPGKE, from the coding sequence ATGGGCGGGCAAAAGACACTTTATATCGACTACAGCCTGTGCATCGGCTGCGAAACCTGCGAATACGTTTGCCGCTTCACCAACGACACCTCGCGCATCCACATGACCCGGACCATCGACGGGGTCATGGTGCCGCTGTATTGCCAGCACTGCGAAAACCCCAAGTGCGCCAACGCCTGTCCGCGCGGAGCGCTGAAACGGGACAAGGATGGCGCGCTCATCCTGCAATCCATGCTCTGCCGTGGCTGCCAGACCAAAAACTGCATCCTGGCCTGTCCGCACAGCGCCATGTTCGAGACCGATCGCGGGGTCATGGTCGCCAAGTGCGACATGTGCGCCCAGCGTCGTCAGGTCGGCATGGGCCCGGCCTGCGTGGAGATGTGTCCGTGCGCGGCCATCCGCTATGTGGACCGCGATGAGATACCGGCTCTGGAAACGGAGAAATCGAAACTGGCGCACCAGAAGGTGCTCGATCATCTGAAGCTGCCGGGAAAAGAATAG
- a CDS encoding IclR family transcriptional regulator codes for MAGKDNSSETLAKGLWILDIFGDDDVGYTLAQISRRTGINKTSIYRYVNTFCDLGFLKRDDRTGLYRLGVRMLALAHAMLEKSELERAVKTQVDAAHERHDVHVDVGLLSGDSIYLIYRRESQDTKAFRSFSYGSEPYYLAAGKAAMAFMGDEELEAFVSRLDLTPKTDKTIISGPELLADLRQSVERGYTRNREEFVPGLIAIGAPLYSLRTGKVIGGVSFDSSTDRFSMEEFESRFAGYLVELAKKISAVVSW; via the coding sequence ATGGCAGGCAAGGACAACAGTTCCGAAACATTGGCCAAAGGCCTCTGGATTCTTGATATTTTCGGCGACGACGACGTCGGTTACACTCTCGCCCAGATTTCCCGCCGCACAGGCATCAACAAGACCTCCATATACAGATACGTCAACACCTTTTGCGATCTCGGCTTTTTGAAGCGTGACGATCGCACCGGCCTGTACAGGCTGGGGGTGCGCATGCTGGCCCTGGCCCACGCCATGCTCGAAAAAAGTGAACTGGAGCGCGCCGTCAAGACTCAGGTTGACGCAGCCCACGAGCGCCACGACGTGCATGTCGACGTCGGCCTCTTGTCCGGGGACTCCATCTACCTGATTTATCGCCGCGAGTCCCAGGACACCAAGGCCTTCCGTTCGTTCAGCTATGGCTCCGAGCCGTATTACCTGGCCGCCGGCAAGGCGGCCATGGCCTTCATGGGTGATGAAGAGCTTGAAGCCTTTGTCTCGCGCCTGGACTTGACTCCCAAAACCGACAAGACCATCATTTCCGGACCTGAATTGCTGGCGGACCTGCGCCAGTCCGTGGAGCGCGGCTATACCCGCAATCGCGAGGAATTCGTACCCGGGCTCATCGCCATCGGTGCGCCGCTGTACAGCCTGCGCACGGGCAAGGTCATTGGCGGGGTGAGTTTTGATTCCTCCACGGACCGCTTTTCCATGGAGGAGTTTGAAAGTCGCTTTGCCGGTTATCTGGTGGAGCTGGCCAAGAAAATTTCCGCGGTGGTGTCCTGGTAA
- a CDS encoding SAM-dependent methyltransferase — protein MTFDSTTLFSREYQLQTMMGPNCLRILDELLSRIDLPANARVLDLGCGMGLTSMALAKGYGCTVTAADLWIPAEENARRFSEAGLPDRITAVHCEARALPFEPESFDAVISVDAWHYFAADSAYLSTHLLPTIKPGGLLAVGIPGLQRPLDRIPDDLRPYWVDGMNFCTLSWWREMWLQCTDLTIRHAFDMRRHNQAWDEWLQSDNEYAKTDVTMMEMEGGRYFATHGLVGEKRSW, from the coding sequence ATGACCTTTGACTCGACCACACTCTTTTCCCGCGAATACCAGCTTCAGACCATGATGGGACCAAACTGCCTGCGCATCCTGGACGAACTGCTCTCCCGCATCGACCTGCCAGCCAATGCCCGCGTGCTCGACCTTGGCTGCGGCATGGGCCTGACCTCCATGGCTCTGGCCAAGGGTTACGGGTGCACAGTGACCGCCGCCGACCTGTGGATACCAGCCGAGGAAAACGCCCGGCGCTTTTCCGAGGCAGGCCTCCCGGACCGCATCACGGCCGTGCACTGCGAGGCCCGCGCCCTGCCCTTCGAGCCGGAGTCCTTCGATGCCGTGATCAGCGTCGACGCCTGGCACTACTTCGCTGCGGACTCGGCCTATCTGAGCACGCACCTGCTCCCGACAATAAAGCCGGGCGGCCTGCTCGCAGTCGGCATTCCCGGCCTTCAAAGGCCGCTTGACCGCATTCCCGACGACCTGCGCCCCTACTGGGTGGACGGCATGAACTTCTGTACCCTGTCCTGGTGGCGGGAGATGTGGCTGCAATGCACGGATCTGACCATCCGGCACGCCTTCGACATGCGGCGCCACAACCAGGCCTGGGACGAATGGCTGCAAAGCGACAACGAATACGCCAAAACCGACGTAACCATGATGGAAATGGAGGGCGGCAGGTATTTCGCCACCCATGGGCTGGTCGGAGAAAAACGAAGCTGGTGA
- a CDS encoding branched-chain amino acid ABC transporter permease: MNLATFIQHFLNSLTLGSLYALIAIGYTMVYGILRLINFAHSEIFMLGAYFVFWGITLFHMPWGVAMVASIIFVAGIGILVDRIAYRPLRDAPRISALISAIGVSFFLQNVAIVFFQAIPRQVYRPLWLETPMLWGDVRVLPLTLFVPVLSFFLMMGLVYIVYHTKAGLGMRAISKDIETSYLMGVPVNKVIALTFGIGSALAAASGIMWALRYPQLQPIMGTIPGFKAFIAAVFGGIGSIQGAVIGGLALGFIEIMTVAFFPDLAGYRDAFAFILLIGILLVKPTGIMGVKTEDKV; this comes from the coding sequence ATGAATCTGGCAACATTCATCCAGCACTTCCTGAACAGCCTGACCCTGGGCAGCCTCTACGCGCTTATCGCCATCGGCTATACCATGGTCTACGGCATTTTGCGTTTGATCAACTTCGCGCACAGCGAAATTTTCATGCTCGGCGCCTACTTTGTTTTCTGGGGCATCACGCTTTTTCACATGCCCTGGGGCGTGGCCATGGTTGCGTCCATAATTTTCGTCGCAGGCATAGGCATTCTGGTCGACCGCATCGCCTACCGCCCCCTGCGAGACGCGCCCCGCATTTCGGCTCTGATCAGCGCCATCGGCGTCTCCTTTTTCCTGCAGAACGTGGCCATCGTCTTCTTTCAGGCCATCCCGCGCCAGGTGTACCGCCCGCTGTGGCTGGAAACCCCCATGCTCTGGGGTGACGTGCGCGTTCTGCCCCTGACTCTCTTTGTGCCGGTGCTGTCGTTCTTTCTCATGATGGGCCTGGTCTACATCGTCTATCACACCAAGGCCGGCCTCGGCATGCGGGCCATCAGCAAGGATATCGAAACCAGTTATCTAATGGGCGTGCCCGTAAACAAGGTCATTGCGCTGACGTTCGGCATCGGTTCGGCCCTGGCTGCGGCCAGCGGCATCATGTGGGCCCTGCGCTATCCACAGCTGCAGCCCATCATGGGCACCATTCCCGGCTTCAAGGCCTTCATCGCGGCCGTTTTCGGCGGCATCGGCTCCATCCAGGGCGCCGTCATCGGCGGCCTGGCCCTGGGTTTCATTGAAATCATGACCGTGGCATTTTTTCCGGATCTGGCAGGATACCGCGATGCATTCGCCTTCATTCTGTTGATCGGCATCCTGCTGGTCAAACCGACCGGTATCATGGGCGTCAAGACGGAGGACAAGGTCTGA
- a CDS encoding 4Fe-4S ferredoxin produces MRFTLPSPAVFHRLIQSAFLIFCLYSGLKFYHFVLWMTGQSEIPVPRPPSVEAFLPIAALMGLRRLLEIGVWDVVHPAGLAIFLAALSMALLLRKGFCGYVCPVGLASGLLNHLGRKLNLSRVPGPRVDILLHAPKYALLAFFLYTVFVGMDLRAVERFSSNPYNFAADARMLAFFLDPSALTLMVLPGLAVFGVLLRSAWCRYLCPYGALLGLLSWAGPVRIRRDKDVCVQCARCSASCPGGIPVHLKDDVRSPECVGCMRCQSVCPVPECVTLRVGGRSLPFWSIGLGCVLLLLAVWLLADSQGLWHQNLPENMLRMMYRQAF; encoded by the coding sequence GTGCGTTTCACCCTGCCGTCCCCTGCCGTGTTCCACCGTCTGATCCAATCGGCTTTTCTAATTTTTTGCCTGTATTCGGGCTTGAAATTCTACCACTTCGTACTGTGGATGACGGGCCAGAGCGAAATCCCGGTGCCCAGGCCCCCGTCCGTCGAGGCTTTTCTGCCCATTGCGGCGTTGATGGGTCTGCGTCGCTTACTTGAAATCGGGGTATGGGACGTGGTGCATCCGGCGGGACTGGCCATTTTTCTGGCCGCGCTGAGCATGGCCCTGCTCCTGCGCAAAGGTTTTTGCGGCTACGTTTGCCCGGTGGGCCTTGCATCCGGGCTGCTCAACCATCTGGGCCGGAAGCTGAATCTTTCCAGGGTTCCCGGCCCGCGCGTCGATATCCTGTTGCACGCCCCCAAATATGCGTTGCTGGCCTTTTTCCTGTACACGGTCTTCGTGGGTATGGATTTGCGAGCCGTGGAGCGGTTCTCCTCCAATCCGTACAATTTTGCGGCCGATGCACGCATGTTGGCTTTTTTCCTGGATCCTTCGGCGTTGACCCTGATGGTCCTGCCCGGACTGGCCGTGTTCGGAGTTCTTCTTCGCAGCGCGTGGTGTCGCTATCTCTGCCCCTACGGAGCGCTGCTCGGCCTCTTGAGCTGGGCCGGTCCCGTTCGCATCCGCCGCGACAAGGACGTTTGCGTGCAGTGCGCCCGCTGCAGCGCGTCATGCCCCGGCGGCATTCCGGTGCACCTCAAGGACGACGTGCGCAGCCCGGAATGCGTGGGCTGCATGCGCTGTCAATCCGTCTGCCCGGTGCCCGAGTGCGTGACCCTGCGCGTCGGGGGCAGAAGCTTGCCGTTCTGGAGCATTGGTTTGGGATGCGTGCTCCTGCTGCTCGCGGTCTGGCTCCTGGCTGACTCCCAAGGCCTGTGGCATCAGAATTTGCCAGAAAACATGCTGCGCATGATGTATCGCCAGGCCTTCTAA